In Apostichopus japonicus isolate 1M-3 chromosome 3, ASM3797524v1, whole genome shotgun sequence, a single genomic region encodes these proteins:
- the LOC139959374 gene encoding uncharacterized protein isoform X2, whose translation MSMTFVSGRNRGKPSADPAAIQKMLDENNQLIQTIVDYQGKGRSNDATHIQQLLHRNLVYLATLADSNHSSMQQLLQNPAQPGGTPMGAPSAGPQGPPSGPQGPPAGPGGHSGSNVSQGTSNPPPVHTNPNLPNQPNGMTPASMVAPTPTSETNTTSHQSGPSTPQVANAGSFKGSMMAPQTQAQPMQQPNMASQTPASHFPPYSQQQMSQQQQQQQQQQQQQPLASSMQASSAPMMPGNTPNQQPTMSAAYRPQAMQGQSPYNQQTQPSPQGSYNPQYPANQQSYMANQQMPRHGYPGNMPAPNATQYPQQGPGYGNPGQQVRNYNYSQGPQQPQGQPSGQPYGGYNQNAQYRGGYPQ comes from the exons ATGTCGATGACATTTGTTTCAGGGAGAAATCGAGGGAAACCTTCCGCAGATCCTGCTGCAATCCAGAAA ATGCTGGATGAAAACAATCAATTGATTCAAACAATTGTTGATTATCAAGGCAAGGGAAGGTCCAATGATGCCACACA CATCCAGCAACTTTTACATCGCAACCTGGTTTATTTAGCGACGTTGGCTGACTCTAACCACAGTAGCATGCAACAACTCTTACAG AACCCAGCACAACCAGGCGGGACACCAATGGGAGCACCGTCAGCTGGACCACAGGGTCCTCCCTCTGGACCACAGGGTCCCCCTGCTGGACCCGGTGGACACTCGGGGTCAAATGTGTCTCAAGGAACCTCAAATCCACCACCAGTCCACACCAATCCAAACTTACCCAATCAGCCGAATGGGATGACGCCAGCGAGCATGGTCGCACCGACGCCAACGTCGGAAACAAATACCACTTCTCATCAAAGTGGACCGAGTACCCCACAGGTTGCCAATGCTGGTTCATTTAAAG GATCCATGATGGCTCCACAAACCCAGGCTCAGCCAATGCAGCAGCCAAACATGGCCAGCCAGACCCCTGCCAGCCATTTCCCTCCATATTCCCAGCAACAGATGAgtcagcaacaacaacaacaacagcagcaacaacagcaacaacccTTAGCTAGCTCCATGCAAGCCAGCTCTGCACCCATGATGCCAGGCAACACACCCAACCAGCAGCCTACAATGTCTGCAGCTTACAGACCTCAGGCAATGCAAG GCCAGTCACCGTACAACCAACAAACACAACCTTCACCACAAGGCAGCTACAACCCTCAGTACCCAGCCAACCAACAGAGTTACATGGCAAACCAACAAATGCCAAGACATGGTTATCCTGGCAACATGCCAGCGCCCAATGCCACCCAATACCCACAACAAGGACCCGGATACGGAAACCCCGGGCAACAAGTTAGGAACTACAACTACAGTCAAGGTCCTCAGCAACCGCAGGGGCAGCCATCAGGCCAGCCCTATGGTGGTTACAATCAGAATGCCCAGTACAGAGGAGGTTACCCACAGTAA
- the LOC139959374 gene encoding uncharacterized protein isoform X1, with protein MSMTFVSGRNRGKPSADPAAIQKMLDENNQLIQTIVDYQGKGRSNDATHIQQLLHRNLVYLATLADSNHSSMQQLLQNPAQPGGTPMGAPSAGPQGPPSGPQGPPAGPGGHSGSNVSQGTSNPPPVHTNPNLPNQPNGMTPASMVAPTPTSETNTTSHQSGPSTPQVANAGSFKGVPQQGGDSTNMAPGQTVSSSVNNSTPSSNMPNYTEPPSNMSPQQQQQGMPGNYYGRQNPPMQQGSMMAPQTQAQPMQQPNMASQTPASHFPPYSQQQMSQQQQQQQQQQQQQPLASSMQASSAPMMPGNTPNQQPTMSAAYRPQAMQGQSPYNQQTQPSPQGSYNPQYPANQQSYMANQQMPRHGYPGNMPAPNATQYPQQGPGYGNPGQQVRNYNYSQGPQQPQGQPSGQPYGGYNQNAQYRGGYPQ; from the exons ATGTCGATGACATTTGTTTCAGGGAGAAATCGAGGGAAACCTTCCGCAGATCCTGCTGCAATCCAGAAA ATGCTGGATGAAAACAATCAATTGATTCAAACAATTGTTGATTATCAAGGCAAGGGAAGGTCCAATGATGCCACACA CATCCAGCAACTTTTACATCGCAACCTGGTTTATTTAGCGACGTTGGCTGACTCTAACCACAGTAGCATGCAACAACTCTTACAG AACCCAGCACAACCAGGCGGGACACCAATGGGAGCACCGTCAGCTGGACCACAGGGTCCTCCCTCTGGACCACAGGGTCCCCCTGCTGGACCCGGTGGACACTCGGGGTCAAATGTGTCTCAAGGAACCTCAAATCCACCACCAGTCCACACCAATCCAAACTTACCCAATCAGCCGAATGGGATGACGCCAGCGAGCATGGTCGCACCGACGCCAACGTCGGAAACAAATACCACTTCTCATCAAAGTGGACCGAGTACCCCACAGGTTGCCAATGCTGGTTCATTTAAAG GTGTACCTCAACAAGGAGGAGATAGCACTAATATGGCACCAGGTCAAACAGTGTCTTCTTCAGTGAATAATTCCACACCATCCAGTAACATGCCTAATTATACAGAGCCGCCTAGCAACATGTCGCCGCAGCAACAGCAGCAAGGGATGCCGGGGAATTACTACGGTCGTCAGAACCCTCCGATGCAGCAAG GATCCATGATGGCTCCACAAACCCAGGCTCAGCCAATGCAGCAGCCAAACATGGCCAGCCAGACCCCTGCCAGCCATTTCCCTCCATATTCCCAGCAACAGATGAgtcagcaacaacaacaacaacagcagcaacaacagcaacaacccTTAGCTAGCTCCATGCAAGCCAGCTCTGCACCCATGATGCCAGGCAACACACCCAACCAGCAGCCTACAATGTCTGCAGCTTACAGACCTCAGGCAATGCAAG GCCAGTCACCGTACAACCAACAAACACAACCTTCACCACAAGGCAGCTACAACCCTCAGTACCCAGCCAACCAACAGAGTTACATGGCAAACCAACAAATGCCAAGACATGGTTATCCTGGCAACATGCCAGCGCCCAATGCCACCCAATACCCACAACAAGGACCCGGATACGGAAACCCCGGGCAACAAGTTAGGAACTACAACTACAGTCAAGGTCCTCAGCAACCGCAGGGGCAGCCATCAGGCCAGCCCTATGGTGGTTACAATCAGAATGCCCAGTACAGAGGAGGTTACCCACAGTAA
- the LOC139964734 gene encoding uncharacterized protein: MNKSDENRLDSFQYQCLKKALQIFWPNIISMDELNEYTQTARISQEVKRRRWNWIGHVLRKPNDHHCMIALTWRPEGKRKVGRPKTTWRRIVERERKQGGWKTWNEARESARDRDKWKQSVMALCATRHEEDR; the protein is encoded by the coding sequence ATGAACAAAAGTGATGAAAATAGACTGGATTCCTTCCAATACCAGTGTTTGAAGAAGGCACTACAAATATTCTGGCCCAATATCATTTCAATGGATGAGCTCAATGAATACACCCAAACTGCAAGAATAAGTCAAGAAGTcaaaagaagaagatggaatTGGATTGGTCATGTTTTAAGGAAACCAAATGATCACCATTGTATGATTGCCCTGACATGGCGGCCAGAAGGGAAGCGGAAAGTTGGCAGACCAAAAACAACGTGGAGGAGGATAgtggaaagagaaagaaagcaagGCGGGTGGAAGACTTGGAATGAGGCAAGGGAAAGTGCACGAGACAGGGACAAGTGGAAACAGAGCGTGATGGCCTTATGTGCCACAAGGCACGAAGAGGATAGATGA